One segment of Setaria viridis chromosome 4, Setaria_viridis_v4.0, whole genome shotgun sequence DNA contains the following:
- the LOC117853038 gene encoding lipid phosphate phosphatase 2: MPLPPPATAGPRAPAHPCLRTHGKEVARLHLFDWIVLVLLVATYAVLGLIQPFHRFVAEDMMATLRYPMKDNTVPGWAVPIIAIVVPMVFVIGIYMKRRNVYDLHHGILGLLFSVLITAILTVAIKDAVGRPRPDFFWRCFPDGVPKYNNITGDVMCHGNPSVIKEGHKSFPSGHASGSFAGLGFLSWYLAGKIKVFDRRGHVAKLCIVLLPLLLASMVAVSRVSDYWHHWQDVFAGGVLGLVVASFCYLQFFPLPYSEHGFWPHAHFEHIRRAAGESQEQSTTNLNIHHQSPSLDISQSSDMRTTSQALDSMEEGSRDHRISY, translated from the exons atgccgctgccaccgccggcgaccgcTGGCCCGAGAGCCCCGGCGCACCCATGCTTGAGGACTCACGGGAAGGAAGTCGCTAGGCTTCACCTGTTCGACTGGATCGTGCTGGTGCTCCTTGTTGCCACGTACGCCGTGCTCGGCTTGATCCAGCCCTTCCACCGGTTCGTCGCAGAAGACATGATGGCGACCCTCCGGTACCCCATGAAGGACAACACCGTGCCCGGCTGGGCCGTGCCG ATTATTGCCATTGTTGTGCCGATGGTGTTCGTTATTGGAATATACATGAAGAGGAGAAACGTTTATGACCTGCATCACGGCATTCTTG GCCTTCTGTTTTCTGTTCTTATAACAGCCATCCTGACTGTCGCCATCAAGGATGCTGTaggccggccgcgcccggaCTTCTTCTGGCGCTGCTTTCCTGATGGAGTGCCG AAGTATAACAACATCACGGGAGATGTCATGTGCCACGGAAATCCGAGTGTAATCAAAGAGGGGCACAAGAGCTTCCCAAGTGGGCATGCTTCAG GTTCTTTCGCTGGGCTTGGATTTCTGTCATGGTACCTGGCCGGCAAAATCAAGGTTTTCGATCGAAGAGGCCATGTCGCCAAGCTCTGCATCGTTCTTCTACCTCTGCTTCTTGCATCGATGGTTGCGGTATCGCGAGTGAGTGACTACTGGCATCACTGGCAGGATGTGTTTGCTGGTGGAGTTCTTG GATTGGTGGTTGCTTCATTTTGCTACCTTCAGTTCTTTCCACTACCTTACAGTGAACATG GATTTTGGCCGCACGCGCACTTTGAGCACATTCGTCGCGCTGCTGGTGAAAGCCAAGAGCAAtcaacaacaaacttgaatataCACCATCAATCACCGTCCCTCGATATTTCTCAATCAAGTGACATGAGAACCACCAGTCAAGCACTGGATTCCATGGAAGAAGGAAGCAGAGATCATCGGATCAGTTACTGA